In Candidatus Sericytochromatia bacterium, a genomic segment contains:
- a CDS encoding RodZ domain-containing protein, whose amino-acid sequence MASLNEVGQRLKQAREAQGLSLTEVSARTRITVRHLRALEEGIEADLPEVFYIRGFLKKYAEVVGLSPGDVADAYRSAPVPTAPLPDLRQSSGPWGYYLGIAALLVGLLGLAWYFQPRVSVIEAPQATPMEPALASPAPVATAAIASEALALAPAASGTLAAATAALPVASPASASAAELVQAATPPVAAQAPSPDATATAPVSPAPSVTPTPRPSPTPKRSVAITLALQERSWVEVRVNGTLQIEGVLSRGTMKRFSGREVEVSAGNAGGVLVFRDGKALGPLGSHGAVLTRVYRPTP is encoded by the coding sequence GTGGCTAGCCTGAACGAGGTAGGCCAGCGCCTGAAACAGGCGCGAGAGGCCCAAGGGTTGAGCCTGACGGAAGTGTCGGCCCGCACCCGGATCACCGTGCGCCATCTGCGTGCGCTCGAGGAGGGGATCGAAGCCGATCTGCCCGAGGTGTTTTACATCCGTGGGTTCTTGAAAAAGTACGCGGAGGTGGTGGGATTGTCGCCCGGGGATGTGGCCGATGCCTACCGCTCGGCCCCCGTTCCGACGGCCCCTCTGCCGGACCTGCGTCAGAGTTCCGGTCCATGGGGTTATTACCTCGGAATCGCCGCCTTGCTGGTGGGGTTGCTGGGGCTGGCCTGGTATTTCCAACCGCGGGTGAGCGTGATCGAAGCGCCGCAGGCCACGCCCATGGAGCCGGCGCTTGCGTCGCCCGCGCCGGTGGCCACTGCGGCGATCGCCAGCGAAGCCCTGGCGCTTGCGCCAGCGGCCAGTGGCACGCTGGCGGCGGCGACGGCCGCGCTGCCCGTCGCCAGCCCGGCAAGTGCCTCTGCGGCCGAACTCGTTCAGGCGGCCACGCCTCCCGTGGCGGCCCAGGCTCCCTCGCCTGACGCGACGGCCACGGCGCCGGTCTCGCCTGCACCTTCCGTGACGCCCACCCCTCGCCCCTCGCCGACGCCCAAGCGCAGCGTGGCCATCACCTTGGCCTTGCAGGAGCGCTCCTGGGTCGAGGTGCGGGTCAATGGCACGCTCCAGATCGAGGGTGTGCTCTCGCGCGGGACCATGAAGCGATTCTCCGGGCGCGAAGTCGAGGTTTCCGCGGGCAATGCGGGCGGCGTGCTGGTGTTTCGGGACGGCAAGGCGCTTGGCCCGTTGGGCTCGCACGGCGCGGTGCTGACCCGCGTGTATCGCCCCACGCCCTGA
- a CDS encoding UDP-glucose/GDP-mannose dehydrogenase family protein: MDIAIIGSGYVGLVTGACFAHLGHRVVCVDNQVSKIEKLKAGQMPIYEPGLDVLVTTNVVEGRLRFSSDIAEATACSEAIFICVGTPPKPNGEADLSAFERVAHEMAPAMNGYKLIVEKSTVPVRTGEWLAELFRSHLPAGADFDIASNPEFLREGSAIKDFLESDRVVLGVNSDRAASLLIKLYTPLNAPILVTDLNSAELIKHASNAFLAMKISFINAVAQVCERTGADITKVAKGVGLDKRIGEQFLRAGVGYGGACFPKDVAAFISIAEKHGYDLELLRAVERINESQRQHVFDKIVRALDGQLLGARIGVLGLAFKPNTDDMRGAASVDIIRRLQAEGAEVWAYDPVAQGTAQEVLTNVKYAETPYGVAEGADCLVLLTEWNEFQSLNLPVVKSLMRRPIMVDGRNMFDPTKMSHLGFTYDSIGRPGGAPLATLAV, translated from the coding sequence TTGGACATCGCGATCATCGGCAGCGGCTACGTGGGGCTCGTGACTGGGGCGTGCTTTGCCCACCTGGGCCATCGGGTCGTGTGCGTGGACAACCAGGTGTCCAAGATCGAAAAACTCAAGGCCGGCCAGATGCCGATCTACGAGCCCGGGCTGGACGTGCTGGTCACGACCAATGTGGTGGAAGGCCGACTGCGCTTCAGCAGTGACATTGCCGAGGCCACCGCGTGTTCGGAAGCGATCTTCATCTGCGTTGGAACGCCGCCCAAGCCCAATGGCGAGGCCGACCTCTCCGCCTTCGAACGGGTCGCCCACGAGATGGCGCCGGCGATGAACGGCTACAAGCTGATCGTCGAGAAGAGCACGGTGCCGGTCCGGACCGGGGAGTGGTTGGCCGAGTTGTTCCGCAGTCACCTGCCGGCCGGAGCGGATTTCGACATCGCGAGCAATCCGGAATTTTTGCGCGAGGGGTCCGCGATCAAGGACTTCCTGGAATCGGACCGGGTCGTTCTGGGCGTCAATTCCGACCGAGCGGCGTCGCTGCTGATCAAGCTTTACACCCCGCTCAATGCCCCCATCCTGGTGACCGATCTGAACAGCGCCGAACTGATCAAGCACGCCTCCAATGCGTTTCTGGCCATGAAGATCAGCTTCATCAACGCCGTGGCGCAGGTCTGTGAGCGAACCGGGGCCGATATCACCAAGGTGGCCAAGGGCGTGGGGCTGGACAAGCGCATTGGCGAGCAGTTCTTGCGGGCCGGCGTGGGCTACGGCGGCGCTTGTTTTCCCAAGGATGTGGCGGCTTTCATCTCCATTGCGGAAAAGCACGGCTACGATCTGGAACTGCTGCGGGCGGTGGAGCGCATCAACGAGTCGCAACGTCAGCACGTCTTCGACAAGATCGTGCGCGCGCTGGATGGGCAACTGCTCGGGGCCAGGATTGGCGTGCTCGGACTGGCCTTCAAGCCCAACACGGACGACATGCGCGGGGCCGCCAGCGTGGACATCATCCGACGTCTTCAGGCTGAAGGTGCCGAGGTCTGGGCGTATGATCCGGTGGCTCAGGGCACGGCTCAGGAAGTTCTGACCAACGTCAAGTATGCGGAAACGCCCTATGGTGTGGCGGAGGGCGCGGATTGTCTGGTGCTGCTCACCGAATGGAATGAGTTTCAGAGTCTCAATCTGCCCGTGGTGAAATCCCTCATGCGACGTCCCATCATGGTGGATGGCCGCAACATGTTCGATCCGACGAAGATGTCCCATCTCGGCTTCACCTACGATTCCATCGGACGTCCGGGGGGGGCTCCCCTCGCCACCCTGGCGGTGTAG
- the hutI gene encoding imidazolonepropionase — MPNAAPPVADVVIVNIRELCTLAGPPGQPRRGHWASELGLLADAAVAIAGDRIVWVGRSDDAQRAVPTHAETRVLDARGLTVTPGLVDPHTHLVFGGSREEEFVQRLSGASYAEILAAGGGIHQTVAHTRAAAPETLFEEGRARLRRMLAHGTTTVEAKSGYGLSCAEEVKQLEVVRRLAAEGPLELVPTFMGAHAVPPGMEADAYTQLVIDEMLPEIARLGLARYVDVFCEQGVFTPAQTERMFAAAKAAGFGLRLHADELSDLGGGALAARWGAASADHLLMTGADSVAALAASDTVAVMLPGTPFFLGMRERAPARALLAAGAALAIGTDFNPGSCFSESMPMMMTLACLHLSLTPAEALVASTWNAAYSLGLSTRIGSIEVGKQADLVVWDVPNHAHLAYHFAVPLVKHVLKKGQVCL; from the coding sequence ATGCCGAACGCTGCACCGCCAGTCGCGGACGTCGTGATCGTGAATATCCGGGAGCTTTGCACCCTGGCGGGCCCCCCGGGGCAGCCGCGGCGAGGGCATTGGGCCAGTGAACTGGGCCTGCTGGCCGATGCGGCCGTGGCGATCGCCGGTGACCGGATCGTCTGGGTGGGCCGTTCGGACGATGCGCAGAGGGCCGTCCCCACGCACGCCGAGACCCGGGTGCTGGATGCGCGGGGCCTGACGGTCACGCCGGGCCTGGTGGACCCACACACCCACCTCGTATTCGGTGGCAGTCGCGAGGAAGAGTTCGTGCAGCGGCTCTCCGGGGCCAGCTATGCCGAGATTCTGGCGGCGGGGGGAGGCATCCACCAGACGGTCGCCCACACGCGGGCGGCCGCGCCCGAGACCTTGTTCGAGGAAGGACGGGCACGCTTGCGGCGCATGCTCGCGCACGGCACCACCACGGTGGAGGCCAAGAGTGGCTACGGCCTGTCTTGCGCTGAGGAGGTCAAGCAGCTGGAAGTCGTGCGCCGGCTGGCCGCAGAGGGACCGCTGGAACTGGTTCCCACCTTCATGGGGGCGCACGCCGTGCCGCCCGGAATGGAGGCCGATGCCTACACGCAACTCGTGATCGACGAGATGCTGCCCGAAATTGCCCGTTTGGGGCTTGCACGCTACGTGGATGTCTTCTGCGAGCAGGGCGTCTTCACCCCCGCGCAGACGGAGCGTATGTTTGCCGCTGCCAAGGCGGCCGGCTTCGGCTTGCGCCTGCACGCCGATGAGCTGTCGGACCTCGGGGGGGGCGCACTGGCGGCCCGCTGGGGGGCCGCCTCCGCTGACCATCTGCTGATGACCGGGGCTGACTCCGTGGCGGCCCTGGCCGCTTCCGACACGGTGGCGGTCATGCTGCCTGGCACGCCCTTCTTTCTGGGCATGCGGGAACGCGCCCCGGCGCGGGCCCTGCTGGCGGCCGGCGCAGCCCTGGCGATCGGGACCGATTTCAACCCCGGCTCGTGCTTCTCGGAGTCCATGCCGATGATGATGACCCTGGCCTGCTTGCACCTGAGCCTGACGCCCGCGGAGGCTCTGGTGGCCTCCACCTGGAACGCGGCCTATTCACTGGGCCTCAGCACGCGGATCGGCAGCATCGAGGTCGGCAAACAGGCCGATCTGGTGGTCTGGGACGTGCCGAATCACGCGCACCTGGCCTACCACTTTGCGGTTCCGCTCGTGAAGCACGTGCTCAAGAAGGGCCAGGTGTGCCTGTGA
- a CDS encoding alkaline phosphatase family protein: MAGLPQASKPLHLVVIDSWLPAAVASELQAGRLPALAHLLAHGTIDYGCTTTFPSVTPACLAALATGVGPERNHITGVLWYDRHPDRYVHYWPYPQSLVWGTLTHVLGDFFLRMNAHHLNASQPTLFEALESRGVRAAAVNFPLSRGSTLHRACVPWLLRQLGGLPREWAVAGPRYLRLGDLVPGDRPVAGGLWRKYGFNDRASAAYSAELIRQVRPDFMLTYFNENDLRTHHHGPDGIGWSLRRVDQELGRLLEAYGSWDRAVREARWMIVGDHGQSHTFPWRSGHAVNVFKAFPDFRVAPLRDGGLRSNGHDFAVGPNDRMCYFYFHEGRAHLRDTIRDRVSEWPAVDQVLWREGDTCWAFSPARRARLGWQSGGPIRDAWGQAWTLFGDPGALDGRLEGERFLDGAYPNCLARAHGALNAPQASTLILTARLGYEFTSGFPMGRANHGSLHRLDSCVPLVTVDVQAPALARITDLYEVVMHAMLSRPVRA; the protein is encoded by the coding sequence ATGGCTGGTTTGCCTCAAGCGTCCAAACCACTGCACCTGGTGGTGATCGATAGCTGGTTGCCTGCGGCGGTTGCGAGCGAGCTCCAGGCGGGCCGCTTGCCCGCGCTGGCCCATCTGCTGGCTCACGGGACGATCGACTACGGTTGCACGACCACCTTTCCCTCCGTCACGCCGGCTTGTCTGGCGGCGCTGGCGACCGGCGTGGGGCCGGAGCGGAATCACATCACGGGTGTGCTCTGGTACGACCGGCATCCGGATCGCTATGTCCACTACTGGCCCTATCCGCAGAGCCTGGTCTGGGGAACCCTGACGCACGTCCTGGGGGATTTTTTCCTCCGCATGAACGCGCACCATCTCAACGCGAGCCAGCCGACCCTGTTCGAGGCCCTGGAGTCCCGAGGGGTGCGCGCCGCGGCGGTCAATTTTCCGCTCAGTCGCGGCAGCACCTTGCACCGGGCGTGCGTCCCGTGGCTGCTACGTCAGCTGGGGGGGCTGCCACGCGAGTGGGCCGTGGCAGGGCCGCGCTACCTGCGCCTGGGGGATCTGGTTCCGGGCGATCGCCCGGTGGCCGGCGGCCTGTGGCGCAAGTATGGCTTCAACGACCGGGCGAGCGCCGCCTACAGCGCCGAGTTGATTCGACAGGTGCGGCCGGACTTCATGCTCACCTATTTCAACGAGAACGATCTGCGCACCCATCACCATGGGCCCGACGGCATCGGCTGGAGCTTGCGTCGCGTGGACCAGGAACTGGGCCGCTTGCTGGAAGCCTATGGTTCCTGGGATCGCGCGGTGAGGGAGGCACGCTGGATGATCGTCGGGGATCACGGGCAGAGCCATACCTTTCCCTGGCGCAGCGGCCACGCGGTGAACGTCTTCAAGGCCTTCCCGGACTTCCGTGTCGCGCCGCTCCGGGATGGAGGGTTGCGGAGCAACGGGCACGACTTTGCGGTCGGCCCGAACGATCGCATGTGCTATTTCTACTTCCACGAAGGGCGCGCCCACCTGCGGGACACCATCCGCGACCGCGTCTCCGAATGGCCCGCGGTCGACCAGGTGCTCTGGCGTGAGGGGGACACCTGCTGGGCTTTTTCCCCGGCCCGGCGGGCACGCCTGGGTTGGCAGTCCGGTGGACCGATCCGCGACGCCTGGGGCCAGGCCTGGACGCTGTTCGGCGATCCAGGTGCGCTGGATGGGCGCCTGGAGGGGGAGCGTTTTCTGGACGGGGCCTACCCCAACTGTTTGGCGCGCGCCCACGGGGCCTTGAACGCGCCCCAGGCCTCCACCTTGATTCTCACGGCCCGGCTGGGTTACGAGTTCACCAGCGGCTTTCCGATGGGGCGGGCCAACCACGGCTCGTTGCACCGGCTGGACTCCTGTGTGCCCCTGGTGACGGTGGACGTGCAAGCGCCGGCTCTGGCCCGCATCACCGACCTGTATGAGGTGGTGATGCACGCCATGCTGTCGCGGCCAGTCAGGGCGTGA
- a CDS encoding peptidylprolyl isomerase: MHTRLLCLSTLALLTGLGLSDAPAWAMAAKSQSTPQQADRQPGAPLPLVEEEAGHVIHLGARLTFETSKGNFTFVTFPREAPKTVEQIVRLVRAGFYDGLAVHRIVRGTAVQMGDPGTRNKPAAHPEIGRGGSGKTIAPEFVGQTVRYLPGTVGLARGKSPTSGDSQFFVTLDSAPHLEESYAIFGQVTSGMDVVRELTIGDRIHKARVSQEDPGYQAPPAPSVSP; this comes from the coding sequence ATGCACACGCGCTTGCTCTGTCTGTCGACGCTTGCCCTGCTCACGGGCCTTGGCCTGTCCGATGCACCGGCCTGGGCCATGGCCGCCAAGTCCCAGTCCACGCCCCAGCAAGCCGATCGCCAGCCCGGCGCCCCGCTCCCGCTCGTGGAGGAAGAGGCCGGCCACGTGATCCATCTGGGCGCGCGGCTCACCTTCGAGACCAGCAAGGGCAACTTCACTTTCGTGACCTTCCCGAGGGAAGCCCCCAAAACGGTGGAGCAGATCGTGCGCCTGGTTCGCGCGGGCTTCTACGATGGGCTGGCCGTCCATCGCATCGTGCGGGGAACCGCCGTTCAGATGGGCGATCCGGGCACGCGCAACAAGCCGGCGGCCCATCCTGAGATCGGCCGGGGCGGATCCGGCAAGACGATCGCCCCGGAATTTGTCGGGCAGACGGTGCGCTACCTGCCTGGCACGGTGGGCCTGGCTCGCGGCAAGTCCCCCACCAGCGGTGACAGCCAGTTTTTCGTGACGCTGGACTCGGCCCCTCATCTGGAGGAGTCGTACGCCATCTTCGGCCAGGTCACGAGTGGGATGGACGTGGTGCGGGAACTCACGATCGGCGATCGCATCCACAAGGCCCGCGTATCCCAGGAAGACCCGGGTTACCAGGCCCCTCCAGCCCCGAGCGTTTCGCCCTGA
- a CDS encoding pseudouridine synthase, whose protein sequence is MPAQRLQKILAQAGVASRRHSEDLIREGRVKVNGAVVSELGFQADAERDTIEVDGRPIVWTSARSYFLLYKPRGYLSTCFDPQGRKTVLELVPFVPGLHPVGRLDKDTSGLLLLTNDGALTEALTHPRHGVSKLYVAEVLGRPSPTALKALREGVPLEGGRTLPAAVELLEKRAESTVLAITLREGRNRQVRRMMEHVGHPVRRLERVAIGDLTAGDLSEGQFRALTAEEVQTLRRDARRGKARGGSRG, encoded by the coding sequence ATGCCTGCCCAGCGCCTGCAGAAAATTCTTGCCCAAGCAGGGGTCGCGTCCCGTCGTCACAGTGAGGACCTGATCCGCGAAGGGCGCGTGAAGGTCAATGGTGCGGTGGTCAGCGAACTCGGCTTCCAGGCCGATGCTGAACGTGACACGATCGAGGTGGACGGGCGTCCGATCGTCTGGACCTCGGCCCGGAGCTATTTTCTGCTTTACAAGCCGCGAGGCTATCTGAGCACGTGCTTCGATCCGCAAGGGCGCAAGACCGTGCTGGAACTGGTTCCCTTCGTTCCAGGACTCCATCCGGTCGGTCGGCTCGACAAGGACACCTCCGGCCTGCTGCTGCTGACCAATGACGGGGCCTTGACCGAAGCGCTGACCCATCCGCGGCACGGCGTCTCCAAGCTCTACGTGGCCGAGGTACTCGGTCGCCCTTCCCCCACCGCGCTCAAGGCCCTGCGAGAGGGCGTTCCGCTGGAGGGCGGACGCACCTTGCCAGCCGCGGTGGAGTTGCTTGAAAAGCGCGCCGAGAGTACCGTATTGGCGATCACGCTGCGAGAAGGACGAAATCGTCAGGTCCGACGTATGATGGAGCATGTCGGGCATCCGGTCCGGCGCCTGGAACGGGTGGCCATCGGTGACCTCACGGCGGGTGACTTGTCGGAAGGGCAATTTCGGGCATTGACGGCGGAGGAAGTGCAAACGTTGCGACGGGATGCACGGCGAGGGAAGGCACGGGGAGGATCGCGTGGCTAG
- a CDS encoding glycosyltransferase family 4 protein has translation MRIAVLGKKYPFCGIVTYCRELIGALRQAGHQVMFCHVHDAADGEECLPALLRTPLFVVPRPAALRQLADKLQLFSPDLVHASFALGPLDWCLPRLCQQLGIPLVATFHVALDHRPSFPGQVSALVYQLYGPTLRACQRVIVFSEGQARRVAELGVPGNRLRVLPHGVDLRRYSPGESHFRRAHPAHLLFTYMGRLDPEKNVHQLLSAWAGLRRSPDTKLALVGDGVLAARLRARWGHLSGVHWLGWIQDEAARIDILRGSDVFLLPSSIEGLSLALLEAMACGAVPAATDVGADGEVISGVGWTLDPSRLSEGLPQVMQQAIASPDEIRRRRPLVRQRIEQRYGLSDNMLRLQRIYHEALSVNKPLAP, from the coding sequence ATGCGCATCGCGGTCTTGGGCAAGAAGTACCCATTCTGCGGCATCGTCACCTATTGCCGAGAACTGATCGGAGCCCTTCGTCAGGCCGGGCACCAGGTCATGTTCTGCCACGTCCACGACGCTGCGGATGGCGAGGAGTGCCTGCCGGCCCTGCTGCGCACCCCCCTGTTCGTCGTCCCACGCCCTGCCGCGCTGCGGCAACTGGCTGACAAGCTGCAGCTGTTCAGCCCTGACCTGGTCCACGCCTCATTCGCGCTGGGGCCCCTCGACTGGTGCCTGCCCAGGCTCTGTCAGCAGCTCGGAATCCCCTTGGTGGCCACCTTCCACGTGGCCCTGGACCACCGCCCGAGCTTTCCCGGGCAAGTATCCGCCCTGGTCTATCAGCTGTACGGGCCGACCCTGCGGGCCTGCCAGCGGGTGATCGTGTTTTCGGAGGGTCAGGCCCGGCGCGTGGCCGAGCTGGGGGTACCCGGCAACCGCCTGCGGGTGCTTCCCCACGGGGTGGATCTGCGTCGATACAGCCCCGGAGAGAGCCACTTTCGTCGGGCTCATCCGGCGCATCTGCTGTTCACCTACATGGGGCGGTTGGACCCCGAGAAAAATGTCCACCAGCTGCTGAGCGCCTGGGCAGGCTTGCGTCGTTCCCCGGACACCAAGCTCGCCTTGGTCGGGGACGGCGTGCTGGCCGCCAGGCTGCGGGCTCGCTGGGGCCACCTCAGCGGGGTTCATTGGCTGGGCTGGATTCAAGACGAGGCGGCGCGCATCGACATCTTGCGTGGCAGCGACGTCTTCTTGCTGCCCTCGAGCATCGAGGGTCTCTCGCTGGCCCTGCTGGAGGCGATGGCCTGTGGCGCGGTGCCGGCCGCCACGGATGTGGGCGCCGACGGTGAGGTGATTTCGGGCGTGGGTTGGACCCTCGACCCGTCACGCTTGTCGGAGGGCTTGCCACAGGTCATGCAGCAGGCGATCGCCAGCCCCGACGAGATCAGGCGCCGGCGCCCCCTGGTGCGCCAGCGCATCGAACAGCGTTATGGCTTGTCTGACAACATGTTGCGGTTGCAACGCATCTATCACGAGGCCCTGTCTGTGAATAAACCGCTGGCGCCTTGA
- a CDS encoding alpha/beta hydrolase: protein MPVLQLDAALAYQTWGTGGEPVLLLHGALSTAEQNYRLVLSPLAQRHRLIGLDFRGHGGSSNPSGLFTLARLRDDVLALLDALALPRVHVLGTSLGGYVALALRSAAPERVATLALAGVKPGWNAGHARERQDFFQPESILAEYPHWDRYLADLHGQHHGPDHWRTLAGQVGTLLQTLPDQPAVGWDALAADAGRLPLFYAVGDRDALVPLDTVVAVHARRPDAHILVVPRAGHLFREYEPTVFSAAYTAFLRRYPLTGA, encoded by the coding sequence ATGCCTGTGCTCCAACTGGACGCCGCCCTGGCCTACCAGACCTGGGGCACGGGCGGGGAACCGGTGCTGTTGTTGCACGGGGCCCTGTCCACAGCGGAGCAGAATTATCGCCTCGTCCTGAGCCCCCTGGCGCAGCGACATCGCTTGATCGGCCTCGACTTCCGGGGTCACGGGGGGAGCAGCAACCCCTCCGGCCTGTTCACCCTGGCGCGCCTGCGCGATGATGTGCTGGCCTTGCTCGATGCGCTCGCCTTGCCGCGCGTGCACGTGCTGGGTACCTCGCTGGGGGGCTACGTCGCGCTGGCCCTGCGCAGCGCCGCGCCAGAGCGCGTGGCCACGCTGGCGCTGGCGGGTGTCAAACCCGGCTGGAACGCTGGACACGCGAGGGAACGCCAGGATTTTTTCCAGCCCGAGTCCATCCTGGCTGAATATCCCCATTGGGACCGCTACCTGGCCGATTTGCACGGGCAGCACCACGGTCCGGACCATTGGCGCACCCTGGCTGGACAGGTGGGCACCCTGTTGCAAACCCTGCCCGACCAGCCGGCGGTGGGCTGGGATGCCCTGGCCGCCGATGCGGGGCGGCTGCCGCTCTTTTATGCCGTGGGAGACCGGGATGCGCTGGTCCCGCTTGACACCGTCGTGGCGGTTCACGCGCGTCGGCCGGATGCCCATATTCTGGTGGTGCCGCGGGCGGGTCACCTGTTTCGCGAGTACGAGCCGACGGTCTTTTCAGCGGCTTACACGGCGTTTCTCCGGCGCTACCCCCTCACGGGGGCGTGA
- the panB gene encoding 3-methyl-2-oxobutanoate hydroxymethyltransferase, with translation MYGPSNKQNWSPVTTAELAAMRARGEKIVALTAYDYTSAKVADEAGVDVLLVGDSLGMVVLGYDSTLPVTMEDMLHHTRAVTRGVRRAWVIGDMPFLSYHASVEEAVRNAGRFLKEAGAKAVKLEGGYAHQLACISAIVQAGIPVVAHLGFTPQAVHAIGMKVQAKTPEAIQALVAQAQAVEAAGACALVLELVPAEVAALVTSQISIPTIGIGAGVGCSGQIQVVHDLLGLYTDFLPKHARRYAELHAPMVQAISNYAGDVRAGRFPEASHSAHVELPAQEFLAQGIDGKAP, from the coding sequence GTGTACGGCCCGTCCAACAAGCAAAACTGGAGCCCTGTCACCACCGCAGAACTGGCTGCGATGCGCGCGCGAGGCGAAAAAATCGTCGCGTTGACCGCGTATGACTATACCTCGGCCAAGGTGGCTGATGAGGCTGGCGTCGACGTGCTGCTGGTGGGTGACTCACTCGGGATGGTGGTGTTGGGCTATGACAGCACCTTGCCCGTCACGATGGAAGACATGCTGCATCACACGCGGGCGGTCACGCGGGGCGTTCGCCGCGCCTGGGTGATTGGCGACATGCCTTTTTTGTCCTATCACGCCAGCGTGGAGGAGGCCGTGCGCAACGCGGGTCGATTCCTCAAAGAGGCCGGCGCCAAGGCCGTCAAACTGGAAGGGGGATACGCCCACCAGCTCGCCTGCATCTCGGCGATCGTTCAGGCCGGGATCCCGGTGGTGGCGCACCTCGGCTTCACGCCGCAGGCCGTCCACGCGATCGGCATGAAGGTCCAGGCCAAGACGCCGGAGGCCATCCAGGCGCTGGTCGCCCAGGCCCAGGCCGTCGAAGCGGCAGGGGCCTGTGCCCTGGTGCTCGAACTGGTGCCGGCCGAAGTGGCGGCCCTGGTCACCTCGCAGATCAGCATCCCCACCATCGGGATCGGGGCGGGCGTCGGCTGCAGCGGCCAGATTCAGGTCGTGCATGACCTGCTCGGCCTGTACACCGATTTCCTGCCCAAGCACGCGCGCCGATATGCCGAACTCCATGCCCCCATGGTCCAGGCCATTTCGAACTACGCGGGCGACGTACGCGCCGGTCGGTTTCCCGAGGCAAGTCACAGTGCCCACGTGGAACTTCCGGCTCAGGAATTTCTCGCTCAGGGCATTGATGGAAAGGCGCCGTAG
- the trpS gene encoding tryptophan--tRNA ligase translates to MGKTRVMSGMRTTGTLHIGHYMGVLVNWVRLQDEFDCFFAAADWHMLTTGFAKTEGLRGHTRAIVLDWLTAGVDPTRATIYVQSAVTETAELHLLLSMLTPVNWLQRDPTLKEMVRELHMAEDTVSYGLLGYPALQTADILGVLGQLVPVGEDQVAHLEISRDIARRFNHQFGVELFPEPRPLLAEMPVVFGLDGRKMSKSYGNDIKLADPAEAVTQKVMASVTDPSRARKTDPGHPEVCSVYTGWETYAASEAAEVAAECRGGRMGCVACKRGLAERINGLLEPMRQRREELGRDTERLDDIVADGNRRAREETAKTLAQVREAMGLNQFCPNGRLRA, encoded by the coding sequence ATGGGCAAGACGCGCGTCATGAGCGGCATGCGTACCACGGGAACGCTCCATATCGGCCATTACATGGGGGTTCTGGTCAACTGGGTGCGGCTTCAGGACGAGTTCGACTGCTTCTTCGCCGCGGCCGACTGGCACATGCTGACCACTGGATTTGCCAAGACCGAGGGTCTGCGTGGGCATACCCGCGCCATCGTGCTTGACTGGCTGACGGCGGGCGTGGACCCGACACGTGCCACCATCTACGTGCAATCGGCGGTCACGGAGACCGCTGAGCTGCATTTGCTGCTTTCCATGCTGACGCCCGTGAACTGGTTGCAGCGGGATCCGACCCTGAAGGAAATGGTGCGGGAACTGCACATGGCGGAGGACACGGTCAGCTACGGATTGTTGGGCTACCCGGCCCTCCAGACAGCCGATATCCTGGGGGTCCTCGGCCAGCTGGTGCCGGTCGGCGAGGACCAGGTGGCTCACCTGGAGATCTCGCGCGACATCGCCCGGCGCTTCAACCACCAGTTTGGCGTCGAGCTGTTCCCGGAGCCACGCCCTCTGCTGGCCGAGATGCCGGTGGTGTTCGGTCTGGATGGTCGCAAGATGAGCAAGAGCTACGGCAATGACATCAAGCTGGCCGATCCGGCCGAGGCGGTGACTCAGAAGGTCATGGCGTCCGTGACCGATCCGTCCCGGGCGCGCAAGACCGATCCGGGCCATCCGGAGGTCTGCTCGGTTTATACGGGCTGGGAAACCTATGCGGCGAGCGAGGCTGCCGAGGTGGCCGCGGAGTGTCGGGGTGGGCGGATGGGGTGCGTCGCTTGCAAGCGCGGGTTGGCCGAGCGCATCAATGGCCTGCTCGAGCCGATGCGGCAGCGTCGGGAGGAATTGGGACGCGACACGGAGCGTCTGGATGATATCGTGGCCGACGGCAACCGGCGGGCGCGCGAGGAAACGGCCAAGACGTTGGCCCAGGTGCGAGAGGCGATGGGGTTGAACCAGTTTTGCCCGAATGGGCGTTTGAGGGCCTGA